In Phenylobacterium zucineum HLK1, one DNA window encodes the following:
- a CDS encoding MFS transporter translates to MDREATSPGVLRRAIAASAVGNATEWFDYGIYAYGVTYISAALFPGEAAQATLFALATFAISFLVRPLGGFFWGPLGDRLGRKSVLALTILMMAGATFCVGLIPSYDVIGVWATAILIGLRMVQGFSTGGEYGGAATFMAEYAPDDRRGFYGSFLEVGTLAGFSFGALLMLGFSLLLGNEAMHEWGWRLPFLVAGPMGLIGMYLRSKMEDTPVFREAEAAGEASRESTSLRTLLRAYRRPLLVMSGLVIALNVVNYTLLSYMPTYLERRLGLSTQEALFVPIVGMLFMMVLLPFAGALSDRVGRKPLWWFSLIGLFVFVTPLYHLMSMSFAGAIVGFAVLGLLYAPQLATISATFPAMFPTPVRFAGFAIAYNVATSLFGGTAPAANSWLIERTGDAAMPAYYMMAACVVGMVALWFTLETAGQSLRGAHIPGSEAARRAQAARAPAGAA, encoded by the coding sequence ATGGATCGAGAGGCCACGTCCCCCGGCGTGCTGCGCCGGGCCATCGCCGCCTCGGCGGTGGGCAACGCCACCGAGTGGTTCGATTACGGGATCTACGCCTACGGGGTGACCTACATCTCGGCGGCGCTGTTTCCGGGGGAGGCGGCGCAGGCGACGCTGTTCGCGTTGGCGACGTTCGCGATCTCGTTCCTGGTGCGGCCGCTGGGGGGCTTCTTCTGGGGCCCGCTGGGCGACCGCCTGGGGCGCAAGAGCGTGCTGGCGCTGACGATCCTGATGATGGCCGGGGCGACGTTCTGCGTCGGCCTGATCCCCTCGTACGACGTGATCGGCGTCTGGGCGACGGCGATCCTGATCGGCCTGCGGATGGTGCAGGGCTTCTCTACGGGCGGGGAGTACGGCGGTGCCGCGACGTTCATGGCGGAGTACGCGCCCGACGACCGGCGCGGCTTCTACGGCAGCTTCCTGGAAGTGGGCACCCTGGCGGGCTTCTCGTTCGGGGCCCTGCTGATGCTGGGCTTCTCGCTGCTGCTGGGGAACGAGGCCATGCACGAGTGGGGCTGGCGGCTCCCCTTCCTCGTCGCCGGGCCCATGGGCCTGATCGGCATGTACCTGCGCTCGAAGATGGAGGACACGCCGGTGTTCCGCGAGGCCGAGGCGGCCGGCGAGGCCAGCCGGGAGAGCACATCGCTCCGCACCCTCCTGCGGGCCTACCGGCGTCCGCTGCTGGTGATGAGCGGCCTCGTGATCGCGCTGAACGTCGTGAACTACACCCTGCTCAGCTACATGCCGACCTACCTCGAGCGGCGGCTGGGGCTTTCGACCCAGGAGGCGCTGTTCGTCCCCATCGTCGGCATGCTGTTCATGATGGTCCTGCTGCCCTTCGCGGGCGCGCTTTCGGACCGGGTGGGGCGCAAGCCGCTGTGGTGGTTCTCGCTGATCGGCCTGTTCGTCTTCGTGACCCCGCTCTACCACCTGATGTCGATGAGCTTCGCCGGGGCCATCGTGGGCTTCGCCGTGCTGGGGCTGCTCTACGCGCCGCAGCTGGCGACCATCTCGGCGACCTTCCCGGCCATGTTCCCGACCCCGGTCCGCTTCGCGGGCTTCGCCATCGCCTACAACGTGGCCACCTCGCTGTTCGGCGGCACGGCGCCGGCGGCCAACTCCTGGCTGATCGAGCGGACCGGCGATGCGGCCATGCCGGCCTACTACATGATGGCCGCGTGCGTGGTGGGCATGGTGGCGCTGTGGTTCACCCTTGAGACCGCCGGACAGTCGCTGCGCGGCGCCCACATCCCCGGCAGCGAGGCCGCCCGTCGCGCCCAGGCCGCGCGCGCGCCGGCGGGCGCCGCCTGA
- a CDS encoding MFS transporter: protein MLDAVRPVRSLLVAIFVLMAGAGSISTLASVRLEAAGAGAPLIGLVGAAYFAGLTLGSLRAPAMIRRVGHIRAFAAFVSLLSASTLAYVLHQGPALWLPLRLVDGICIAGVYVCLESWLNDRAEPRERGAVLGGYMISLYAGQAVGQFLLNVSDVSAARPFLLASILISLAVLPVTLTKSPGPTLGEFHALSLRRLYAASPLGLVGTAAAGLVLGAFYALGAVYARRIGLGLAEVAGFMSAVILGGVALQWPLGWLSDRFDRRAVIVWSLAGTVVTAAGLALAGAPGVLLLLGGGLFGGLSFALYPLCVAHTNDHLSPEQRVAASGGLVLVYSVGAAIGPLAGGAALAAFGAPGLFGAVAVFAAAAVAFGLWRLRVRPSPPEEAQQPYQPRPHTTPMAAALDPLSPEET, encoded by the coding sequence ATGCTTGACGCCGTGCGCCCCGTGCGCAGCCTGCTCGTGGCCATCTTCGTGCTGATGGCCGGGGCGGGATCCATCTCGACCCTGGCCAGCGTGCGGCTGGAAGCGGCGGGGGCGGGCGCGCCGCTGATCGGCCTGGTCGGCGCGGCCTACTTCGCGGGCCTCACGCTGGGCTCGCTGCGGGCGCCGGCGATGATCCGGCGGGTGGGCCACATCCGCGCCTTCGCCGCCTTCGTCTCGCTGCTGTCGGCCAGCACCCTGGCCTACGTCCTGCACCAGGGTCCGGCGCTGTGGCTGCCGCTGCGGCTGGTGGACGGGATCTGCATCGCAGGCGTCTACGTCTGCCTCGAGAGCTGGCTGAACGACCGCGCCGAGCCACGCGAGCGGGGCGCGGTGCTGGGCGGCTACATGATCTCGCTCTACGCGGGACAGGCGGTGGGCCAGTTCCTGCTGAACGTCAGCGACGTCAGCGCCGCGCGACCCTTCCTGCTGGCCTCGATCCTGATCTCCCTGGCGGTGCTGCCGGTGACGCTGACGAAGTCGCCGGGGCCGACGTTGGGCGAGTTCCACGCGCTGTCGCTTCGCCGCCTCTACGCCGCCTCGCCCCTGGGCCTCGTGGGCACGGCGGCGGCGGGCCTGGTGCTGGGGGCGTTCTACGCCCTGGGCGCGGTCTACGCCCGGCGCATCGGGCTGGGCCTGGCCGAGGTGGCCGGCTTCATGAGCGCGGTGATCCTCGGGGGCGTCGCCCTGCAGTGGCCGCTGGGCTGGCTGTCGGACCGCTTCGACCGCCGCGCGGTGATCGTGTGGAGCCTGGCCGGGACGGTGGTGACGGCCGCGGGCCTGGCGCTGGCCGGCGCGCCCGGCGTGCTCCTGCTGCTCGGCGGCGGCCTGTTCGGCGGCCTCAGCTTCGCGCTCTACCCCCTGTGCGTGGCCCACACCAACGACCACCTCTCGCCCGAGCAGCGGGTGGCGGCCAGCGGCGGTCTCGTCCTGGTCTACTCGGTCGGCGCGGCGATCGGGCCCTTGGCCGGCGGGGCCGCCCTGGCGGCGTTCGGCGCGCCCGGGCTCTTCGGCGCAGTGGCCGTCTTCGCCGCCGCCGCGGTCGCCTTCGGCCTCTGGCGCCTGCGGGTGCGCCCGTCGCCGCCGGAGGAGGCGCAGCAGCCCTACCAGCCGCGACCGCACACCACGCCCATGGCCGCCGCCCTCGACCCGCTGTCGCCGGAAGAAACCTGA
- a CDS encoding cupin domain-containing protein — translation MLGFVADIEDLTADNTDYRRVLYTGRHLQLVLMCLKEGEEIGEEVHDDRDQFFRIEAGVGAVVIDGERTPVEADDAIIVPAGARHNVINTGAKPLRLYTIYGPPEHKDKLVRKTKAEADAAEAHFDGVTTE, via the coding sequence ATGCTGGGCTTCGTCGCCGACATCGAGGATCTGACGGCGGACAACACCGACTACCGGCGCGTGCTCTATACCGGCCGGCACCTGCAGCTCGTGCTGATGTGCCTGAAGGAGGGCGAGGAGATCGGCGAGGAGGTGCACGACGACCGCGACCAGTTCTTCCGCATCGAGGCGGGCGTGGGGGCGGTCGTGATCGACGGCGAGCGCACGCCTGTGGAGGCGGACGATGCGATCATCGTGCCCGCCGGGGCCCGGCACAACGTCATCAACACCGGGGCCAAGCCGCTGCGGCTCTACACGATCTACGGACCCCCCGAGCACAAGGACAAGCTGGTGCGGAAGACCAAGGCCGAGGCCGACGCCGCCGAGGCGCACTTCGACGGCGTGACGACGGAATAG
- a CDS encoding LamG-like jellyroll fold domain-containing protein, whose amino-acid sequence MRRREVLAGAGAAALGGPAAARLRETLWTLDRLERIGGHAPQVLGAPKLSDSPWGPAAAFDGEDDALLVPEHPLAGAGAFTIEALIRPDGGRIEQRWLHLAQDAEDPGVSGGTRMLFEIRVAGAGWYLDAFIKGPGYALTLVAPEKLHPLGEWRRVTQVCDGRRYAAFVDGVLQAQGQVDFKPQGPGRTSIGVRMNRVDWFRGAIRELRFMPQAVWPGAVDGHQGGPSGVGAGSP is encoded by the coding sequence GTGAGGCGCCGCGAGGTGCTGGCGGGCGCCGGGGCGGCGGCGCTGGGCGGACCGGCGGCCGCGCGGCTGCGGGAGACGCTCTGGACGCTGGACCGCCTGGAGCGGATTGGAGGACACGCGCCCCAGGTGCTGGGCGCTCCGAAGCTGTCGGACAGCCCCTGGGGGCCGGCGGCGGCGTTCGACGGCGAGGACGACGCCCTGCTGGTCCCCGAGCATCCGCTGGCCGGCGCGGGGGCCTTCACCATCGAGGCCCTGATCCGGCCGGACGGCGGCCGGATCGAGCAGCGCTGGCTGCACCTGGCGCAGGATGCGGAGGACCCCGGCGTCTCGGGCGGGACGCGGATGCTGTTCGAAATCCGCGTGGCCGGGGCCGGCTGGTACCTGGACGCCTTCATCAAGGGCCCGGGCTACGCCCTGACGCTGGTCGCGCCCGAGAAGCTGCATCCGCTGGGCGAGTGGCGGCGGGTGACGCAGGTCTGCGACGGGCGGCGCTATGCGGCCTTCGTGGACGGCGTGCTGCAGGCGCAGGGGCAGGTCGACTTCAAGCCGCAGGGGCCGGGCCGCACCTCCATCGGCGTGCGGATGAACCGGGTGGACTGGTTCCGTGGCGCGATCCGCGAGCTGCGCTTCATGCCGCAGGCGGTGTGGCCAGGCGCGGTTGACGGCCATCAAGGCGGGCCTTCGGGCGTCGGAGCAGGGTCGCCGTGA
- a CDS encoding nuclear transport factor 2 family protein: MGESNGWARRAALGLILAAGLAGPALAQAPASDPAFDPAAEEAAIRKVIADMEAAWNRGDFRGYMDGFLNPGVVFVSKGRFQDGWQGTLDHYVRDYGGDPARRGTLHFFDIQVQMLAPDAAQLISRYRLDRPEAPQDGINTRLMRKVGGRWVIALNHVSSREVP; this comes from the coding sequence ATGGGCGAGAGCAACGGCTGGGCGCGGCGCGCGGCGCTGGGCCTCATCCTGGCGGCGGGGCTCGCCGGCCCCGCCCTGGCGCAGGCGCCCGCCTCGGATCCGGCCTTCGATCCGGCGGCGGAGGAGGCGGCGATCCGCAAGGTGATCGCCGACATGGAGGCCGCCTGGAACCGCGGCGACTTCCGCGGCTACATGGACGGCTTCCTCAATCCCGGCGTCGTGTTCGTCTCCAAGGGCCGCTTCCAGGACGGCTGGCAGGGGACGCTGGACCACTACGTCCGCGACTACGGCGGCGATCCGGCGCGGCGCGGGACGCTGCATTTCTTCGACATCCAGGTGCAGATGCTGGCCCCCGACGCGGCCCAGCTGATCAGCCGCTACCGCCTGGACCGGCCGGAGGCCCCGCAGGACGGGATCAACACGCGGCTGATGCGCAAGGTCGGGGGGCGCTGGGTGATCGCGCTGAACCACGTCTCGTCCAGGGAAGTCCCGTGA
- a CDS encoding DUF983 domain-containing protein yields MASRPALPRTLRTGLRCRCPRCGEGRLFSGFLTVADRCEACGLDYGFADPADGPAFFVMSGVSIVVTAVWGVWAATVQPPIWLQFAVVVPALVGGCLAALRPVKAWMVAEQYVHKAEEARFESHGTHGKAPEGYKSGRR; encoded by the coding sequence ATGGCTTCCCGTCCCGCTCTCCCGCGCACCCTGCGGACCGGCCTGCGCTGCCGCTGTCCCCGCTGCGGCGAGGGGCGGCTGTTCTCGGGCTTCCTGACCGTGGCCGATCGCTGCGAGGCGTGCGGACTGGACTACGGCTTCGCCGATCCCGCCGACGGGCCGGCCTTCTTCGTGATGAGCGGCGTCAGCATCGTGGTGACCGCGGTCTGGGGTGTCTGGGCGGCGACGGTCCAGCCGCCGATCTGGCTGCAGTTCGCGGTGGTCGTTCCGGCCCTGGTGGGCGGATGCCTGGCGGCGTTGCGGCCCGTGAAGGCCTGGATGGTGGCCGAGCAGTATGTCCACAAGGCCGAAGAGGCCCGCTTCGAGAGCCACGGAACCCACGGCAAGGCGCCTGAAGGCTACAAGTCCGGCCGGCGGTGA
- a CDS encoding VOC family protein has translation MFDHLSLGVRDLAAARRFYDAFLGPLGVAASLENEKELAYGPGGIGGHLYLYPVAGAQVAGLGTHVAFSAGDRAEVNAAYDAAVAAGATPVRPAGPHPDIAPDYYGCVPLDPDGNKLEIVAVTMH, from the coding sequence ATGTTTGACCACCTGTCTCTCGGCGTGCGCGACCTCGCCGCCGCGCGCCGCTTCTACGACGCCTTTCTGGGTCCACTGGGCGTGGCGGCGTCCCTGGAGAACGAGAAGGAGCTGGCCTACGGCCCGGGTGGGATCGGCGGCCATCTCTATCTTTACCCGGTTGCGGGCGCCCAGGTGGCCGGCCTTGGAACCCACGTCGCGTTCTCGGCCGGCGACCGGGCCGAGGTGAACGCCGCCTACGATGCGGCGGTGGCGGCGGGGGCGACCCCCGTCCGGCCGGCGGGCCCGCACCCGGACATCGCCCCGGACTATTACGGGTGCGTGCCGCTGGATCCCGACGGCAACAAGCTCGAGATCGTCGCCGTCACCATGCACTGA
- a CDS encoding amidohydrolase, protein MKRILLGAVAAVAIVTAPAAAAELSAQDKSQILQTVEKGGPRLGEVAKQIWDYAEVGYQEHKSSALLQSELKKAGFKVEAGVAGMPTAFVASFRTGDGPVIGILAEYDALPGLAQAATPARKPLPGVAGHACGHHVFGAASVQAAIALSQWMKANGVKGEVRVYGTPAEEGGSGKVYLVREGLFKDVDATLHWHAGDANDASQGVSLANISGKFRFSGAASHASGAPWRGRSALDAVEVMNVAVNMLREHVPDGTRIHYVITDGGQAPNVVPEKAEAYYYVRHRDPQVVRDVMARVQKAAEGAALATETKVAFEQTGGVYNMLPNETLARVMDQNLREVGGVVWNAEERAFAEAMKPLLPPSKATLESAAEVQPLRIGGDGGGSTDVADVSWVTPTVGMRAAVWVPGTPAHSWQAVAAGGTSMATKGGVVAAKTLALTGAALFRDPALIEKAKAELHEKRGPDFTYQAMVGDRAPPLDYRAKPGAE, encoded by the coding sequence ATGAAGCGTATCCTTCTGGGCGCCGTGGCGGCGGTGGCGATCGTGACGGCGCCGGCGGCGGCGGCCGAGCTTTCGGCGCAGGACAAGAGCCAGATCCTGCAAACCGTCGAGAAGGGCGGGCCGCGGCTGGGCGAAGTCGCCAAGCAGATCTGGGACTACGCCGAGGTCGGCTACCAGGAGCACAAGAGCTCGGCCCTGCTGCAGTCCGAGCTCAAGAAGGCCGGCTTCAAGGTCGAGGCGGGCGTCGCCGGCATGCCCACCGCCTTCGTCGCCAGCTTCCGGACGGGCGATGGCCCGGTGATCGGCATCCTTGCCGAATACGACGCCCTGCCGGGCCTGGCCCAGGCGGCCACGCCCGCGCGCAAGCCCCTGCCGGGCGTGGCGGGCCACGCCTGCGGCCACCACGTGTTCGGCGCCGCCTCGGTGCAGGCGGCGATCGCCCTGTCCCAATGGATGAAGGCCAACGGCGTCAAGGGCGAGGTGCGGGTGTACGGGACGCCTGCCGAGGAGGGCGGCTCGGGCAAGGTCTACCTGGTCCGCGAGGGCCTGTTCAAAGACGTGGACGCCACGCTGCACTGGCACGCCGGCGACGCCAACGACGCCAGCCAGGGCGTGAGCCTGGCCAACATCAGCGGCAAGTTCCGGTTCAGCGGCGCCGCCTCGCACGCCTCGGGCGCGCCGTGGCGCGGGCGCTCGGCCCTGGACGCCGTCGAGGTGATGAACGTCGCGGTGAACATGCTGCGCGAGCACGTGCCGGACGGCACGCGGATCCACTACGTGATCACCGACGGGGGCCAGGCGCCGAACGTCGTCCCGGAGAAGGCCGAGGCCTACTACTACGTCCGCCACCGCGACCCGCAGGTCGTGCGCGACGTGATGGCACGGGTGCAGAAGGCCGCCGAAGGCGCGGCGCTCGCCACCGAGACCAAGGTCGCCTTCGAGCAGACCGGCGGCGTCTACAACATGCTGCCCAACGAGACCCTGGCCCGGGTGATGGACCAGAACCTGCGCGAGGTGGGCGGGGTCGTCTGGAACGCCGAGGAGCGCGCCTTCGCCGAGGCCATGAAGCCCCTGCTGCCGCCCTCGAAGGCGACGCTGGAGAGCGCCGCCGAGGTGCAGCCGCTGCGGATCGGCGGCGACGGCGGCGGCTCGACCGACGTGGCCGACGTCAGCTGGGTGACGCCGACCGTGGGCATGCGCGCGGCGGTGTGGGTGCCCGGCACCCCGGCGCACAGCTGGCAGGCGGTGGCCGCCGGCGGCACCTCCATGGCCACCAAGGGCGGCGTGGTGGCGGCCAAGACGCTGGCCCTGACCGGGGCGGCCCTGTTCCGCGATCCGGCCCTCATCGAGAAGGCCAAGGCCGAACTCCACGAGAAGCGCGGGCCGGACTTCACCTACCAGGCCATGGTCGGCGACCGCGCCCCGCCGCTCGACTACCGCGCCAAGCCCGGCGCGGAGTAG
- the pal gene encoding peptidoglycan-associated lipoprotein Pal: MTAKFATVLITAAAALSLGACASRPKAAAPTVPPAASAPAETAAPAPAPAMGAVVPGSQEDLAANAGERVYFALDSDLLDAEARSVLQLQAAWLQRNPTVRARIEGNADERGTREYNLALGARRAQAARQFLIRSGVDSTRLETISYGKERPIDPGSTEEAWARNRNARTVVIGLGER; this comes from the coding sequence ATGACCGCCAAGTTCGCCACCGTCCTGATCACCGCCGCCGCGGCGCTGTCGCTGGGCGCCTGCGCCAGCCGGCCGAAGGCCGCCGCGCCGACCGTTCCGCCCGCGGCGTCGGCTCCCGCAGAGACTGCGGCGCCTGCCCCGGCGCCGGCCATGGGCGCGGTCGTCCCCGGCTCGCAGGAGGATCTCGCCGCGAACGCCGGCGAGCGCGTCTACTTCGCCCTCGACAGCGACCTCCTCGACGCCGAGGCGCGCTCGGTCCTGCAGCTCCAGGCGGCCTGGCTGCAGCGCAATCCGACGGTCCGGGCGCGGATCGAGGGGAACGCCGACGAACGCGGCACGCGCGAATACAACCTCGCCCTCGGCGCGCGCCGGGCCCAGGCCGCCCGCCAGTTCCTGATCCGCAGCGGCGTCGACTCGACCCGGCTCGAGACGATCTCGTACGGCAAGGAGCGGCCGATCGATCCCGGTTCGACCGAGGAAGCCTGGGCGCGCAACCGGAACGCCCGCACGGTGGTCATCGGCCTCGGAGAACGCTGA
- a CDS encoding 2OG-Fe(II) oxygenase family protein, whose amino-acid sequence MRLLLGAPAPMFTAPTLTSPTFALGSTAGRFVLLGFLPTDRQARGEVLGQLAANRSLFTDAALTAFLITPGVDDLPEARDGGGLRWFLDPDGAVRRLYGALEADGREHAVWVLLDPMLRVYALAPMHRTEAFMARLRALPAPEDHARVAVHAPVLIVPRIFEPTLCRAMIEHYERRGGSPSGVMRDVGGRTVGVLDDFKKRRDAPVDDERLLQAMRTAIAHRLLPEVQRAFQFAATRVERYIVACYDAAEGGYFRPHRDNTTAGTAHRKFAVSINLNAEDYEGGDLRFPEFGSRTYRAPTGGAVVFSCSLLHEATPVTRGRRYASLPFLYDEAGARVREQNRHLLQSDPPPPPVAAPVPAGEAVT is encoded by the coding sequence ATGAGGCTCCTGCTCGGCGCGCCCGCGCCGATGTTCACCGCGCCGACGCTGACCTCGCCGACCTTCGCGCTCGGCTCGACGGCCGGCCGCTTCGTCCTGCTCGGCTTCCTGCCGACCGATCGGCAGGCCCGGGGCGAGGTGCTGGGCCAGCTCGCGGCCAACCGGTCGCTGTTCACCGACGCCGCCCTGACGGCGTTCCTGATCACGCCGGGCGTGGACGACCTCCCCGAGGCCCGCGACGGGGGCGGGCTGCGATGGTTCCTGGATCCCGACGGCGCGGTGCGGCGCCTCTACGGAGCGTTGGAGGCGGACGGCCGCGAGCACGCCGTCTGGGTCCTGCTGGACCCCATGCTGCGGGTCTATGCGCTGGCGCCGATGCACCGCACCGAGGCGTTCATGGCGCGCCTGCGCGCGCTGCCGGCGCCCGAGGATCATGCCCGCGTCGCGGTGCATGCGCCGGTGCTGATCGTGCCGAGGATCTTCGAGCCGACGCTCTGCCGCGCCATGATCGAACACTACGAGCGGCGCGGCGGCTCGCCCTCGGGCGTGATGCGCGACGTGGGCGGGCGCACGGTCGGCGTCCTCGACGACTTCAAGAAGCGCCGGGACGCGCCGGTGGACGACGAGCGCCTGCTGCAGGCCATGCGGACGGCCATCGCCCACCGCCTCCTGCCCGAGGTGCAGCGGGCGTTCCAGTTCGCCGCCACGCGCGTCGAACGCTACATCGTGGCCTGCTACGACGCCGCCGAGGGCGGCTATTTCCGGCCGCACCGCGACAACACCACGGCGGGCACCGCGCACCGCAAGTTCGCCGTCTCGATCAATCTCAACGCCGAGGACTACGAGGGCGGCGACCTCCGCTTCCCGGAATTCGGGTCCCGGACCTACCGCGCGCCGACGGGCGGGGCGGTGGTCTTCTCCTGCAGCCTGCTTCACGAGGCGACGCCGGTCACCCGGGGCCGCCGCTACGCCTCGCTGCCGTTCCTCTACGACGAGGCCGGCGCGCGCGTCCGCGAGCAGAACCGCCATCTGCTGCAGAGCGATCCGCCGCCGCCGCCCGTCGCCGCACCTGTTCCAGCTGGGGAAGCCGTCACATGA
- a CDS encoding DUF4118 domain-containing protein translates to MQRSMGRVRREWRDQLSRYGAALALVAASTAVAEALYRLTATTRLSMVFLAGVLLAAFLLGSGPAYFAAAVAFLVYNFYLVEPRFTIELTTPEELLTLLVFLAVAMLTGNLTGRVRDEAARAEARARATTALFDATREFSASSDEGLIRQRLAEHLAATAGGEGFVRDAGRLQMAPAGLRREDIPGGLPGAAEPAGGWTLRRLEVEGQALGTAGWRAPPDRRLSRDEHDLLELMCDAGAAAIARARLAAGKAEAEARARTEDLRNALLSSISHDLRTPLAAILASATSLREFGDSFDPGVRRDLAATIQEETERLDAVVANLLSMTRLQAGALAIQKAPFNVPEVVRRTVERRDRAHRRFTLTSITPRLPEGLGDPILFEQALGNVVENALRHTPEDTLVLVSMRLEDDRIVVDVCDRGPGVGEADLERIFDRFYRAGGARQTPGTGLGLSIARGLMEAMDGAIEARNDPAAGGLVVSLSLESAA, encoded by the coding sequence ATGCAGCGAAGCATGGGCCGGGTGCGGCGCGAATGGCGGGACCAGCTCTCGCGCTATGGAGCGGCGCTCGCGCTCGTGGCCGCCTCCACCGCCGTCGCCGAGGCGCTCTACAGGCTCACCGCCACCACCCGCCTGTCGATGGTGTTCCTGGCGGGGGTCCTGCTCGCGGCCTTCCTGCTGGGCTCGGGCCCCGCGTACTTCGCCGCCGCCGTCGCCTTCCTGGTCTACAACTTCTACCTGGTGGAGCCTCGGTTCACGATCGAGCTCACCACGCCGGAGGAGCTGCTGACGCTGCTCGTGTTCCTGGCCGTGGCCATGCTGACCGGCAACCTCACCGGCCGGGTCCGGGACGAGGCCGCCAGGGCCGAGGCCCGCGCCCGGGCCACCACCGCCCTGTTCGACGCCACCCGGGAGTTCTCGGCCTCGTCCGACGAGGGCCTCATCCGCCAGCGCCTGGCCGAGCACCTCGCCGCCACCGCCGGGGGCGAGGGGTTCGTGCGGGACGCCGGGCGCCTGCAGATGGCCCCGGCCGGGCTCCGGCGCGAGGATATCCCAGGCGGCCTTCCCGGCGCCGCGGAGCCGGCCGGCGGCTGGACGCTCCGGCGGCTGGAGGTGGAGGGCCAGGCCCTCGGGACCGCCGGCTGGCGCGCTCCGCCGGACCGACGGCTCAGCCGGGACGAACACGACCTGCTCGAGCTCATGTGCGACGCCGGGGCGGCCGCCATCGCCCGGGCCCGACTCGCGGCCGGCAAGGCCGAGGCCGAGGCGCGCGCGCGCACCGAGGACCTGCGCAACGCCCTGCTCTCGTCCATCTCGCACGACCTGCGCACGCCGCTGGCCGCGATCCTCGCCTCGGCGACCAGCCTGCGGGAGTTCGGCGACAGCTTCGATCCCGGGGTCCGCCGCGACCTCGCGGCCACCATCCAGGAAGAGACCGAGCGGCTCGACGCGGTGGTCGCCAATCTCCTCAGCATGACGCGGCTGCAGGCCGGGGCGCTGGCGATCCAGAAGGCGCCCTTCAACGTGCCCGAGGTGGTCCGCCGCACGGTCGAGCGGCGCGACCGCGCGCACCGCCGGTTCACCCTGACCTCGATTACGCCGCGGCTGCCCGAGGGCCTTGGCGATCCCATCCTGTTCGAGCAGGCGCTCGGCAACGTGGTGGAGAACGCGCTGCGCCACACCCCCGAGGACACGCTGGTCTTGGTGAGCATGCGGCTGGAGGACGACCGGATCGTCGTGGACGTCTGCGACCGCGGGCCGGGCGTGGGCGAAGCCGACCTCGAGCGGATCTTCGACCGGTTCTACCGGGCGGGCGGCGCGCGGCAGACGCCGGGGACCGGCCTTGGCCTTTCCATCGCCCGCGGGCTGATGGAGGCGATGGACGGGGCGATCGAGGCCCGCAACGATCCCGCCGCGGGCGGCCTGGTGGTCAGTCTCAGCCTGGAGTCCGCGGCATGA
- a CDS encoding response regulator transcription factor: MSSGRLLLVDDEPQIVRALLPALQAAGYAVEVAGTGEAALTCLAAEPCDAIILDLGLPDMDGKEVIARIREWSEAPILVLSARDLESEKIAALDAGADDFVNKPVGVGELLARLRASLRGRERRFASQAMFRSGDLAIDFARRRVTVQGEEVRLTPREYDLLRILARHAGRPVTHRQVIAAVWGAGAQVDAQFVRVLVAQLRQKLEAEPSAPRLLMTEPGLGYRLAAEDDPATPARS; this comes from the coding sequence ATGAGTTCCGGACGGCTGCTCCTCGTCGACGACGAGCCCCAGATCGTCCGGGCCCTGCTGCCCGCCCTGCAGGCGGCGGGCTACGCCGTGGAGGTGGCCGGGACCGGCGAGGCGGCCCTGACCTGCCTGGCGGCCGAGCCCTGCGACGCCATCATCCTCGACCTCGGCCTGCCCGACATGGACGGCAAGGAGGTCATCGCGCGCATCCGCGAATGGTCCGAGGCGCCGATCCTCGTGCTGTCGGCCCGCGACCTGGAGAGCGAGAAGATCGCCGCGCTGGACGCGGGCGCGGACGACTTCGTGAACAAGCCGGTGGGCGTGGGCGAGCTGCTGGCGCGCCTGCGGGCCAGCCTGCGCGGCCGCGAGCGGCGCTTCGCGTCCCAGGCCATGTTCCGCAGCGGCGATCTCGCCATCGACTTCGCCCGCCGCCGCGTGACCGTCCAGGGCGAGGAGGTGCGCCTGACGCCGCGCGAATACGACCTGCTGCGGATCCTGGCGCGGCACGCCGGCCGGCCGGTCACCCATCGCCAGGTCATCGCCGCCGTCTGGGGCGCGGGGGCCCAGGTGGACGCCCAGTTCGTCCGCGTCCTCGTGGCGCAGCTTCGCCAGAAGCTCGAGGCCGAACCCTCGGCCCCGCGGCTGCTGATGACGGAACCGGGCCTCGGCTACCGCCTGGCGGCCGAGGACGATCCCGCTACGCCGGCTCGTAGTTGA